The DNA window CTAAGCTCCTCTTTTGTATAATGGCTCCGACCATGTACACGCGTCACTCATATCCACAATATGGGTATGAGTCCTTCCTGTACCATGGTTTATTCCGGCACGTGGGGGTGATTGTCCTTCTACCTGGATCGAGCATTGCAACAAGTTAGTTAAGGCCTCAGGTTAAGTGAATTGTTCCTCCATGACCCTTCCTGGGCTCTTACGAGGCGGTTAACTTCCGGTAAGTCAGCCTGGTTGGGTTCATTTGTCGATTGAGGTCTACCGGTACTTGTTGATCCAGTCTGGCTACACCTTTGGGTTGGTGTCGCTATTCAGTTTCTTTTGGGTGTGGTGTGAGCGAGAGctgaaatttttaaatttgtgTTTATGCACTTGGCCTACGTTTTAAATTTGGTTTTCGTTTTTTGTGTTCTTGGCCAGAGctgaaatttttaaatttgtgTTTGTGCTGTTGGCCTATGTTTTAAATTTGGTTAGATCTGTCTTGAAGCGACATCACAGGACATCAAAAAGATCAGGCGCATGTGAGTCTTCACTCTTCATCCCATCTTTTATCCTTTTGAATGATTTAGATTCTCACTTTTGAGGTTCTTGGTTAGGGTTTTAGCTCAATTTCCTCCTCTCATTTTGGAATATATAATTGCAGAGTTGCTAACAGATAACATAtgctacctaaaaaaaaaaataaaaaaatatgctaCCTAAAATAGGAATACGCAGCTTTTTTCATCaagaaatcattttttgtttgggAGAACTATTAATTTCCTTGGTAGGTTCAAAATCTTTCAattaaattttagtttcaattttctgTCTGTACTTCCAATCTTTCAATTATTCATTCACGAAAATTTGATTAAACATGTACAGGCAGACTTCTAATATCTTGAGCAATAATCTAGTTCTTGTACAGAGTCACGTTTAGCATGTTCAAATTATGACAACtgtttgatttctttgttccaGATCATTGTCCAAGGATGACTGAACATCAAGGGAGGGATGAAATAAAATCCCTTTTGGGGTCACATGTTGCTCCTGAAAAAACTGACCCTCTTGAAGAGACAAGAAAAGGTGATTTCTTTCTCCAGATCTTCTAGGAAATGGTCCGAATCTTTCAAATGTCATTGAAGAAATTCATAGTTTTTCCTCCAATGAAGACAAGATAGAATGGAATTAGGAAGTCggataaatatattttatagtaTTTTctgaacaagaaaaaaaattattctatttctcatattattttctgtttatattGTCATTTTGACAACTAAGGTCCAGTTGTAGGTTAATTTTCTTACTCTCTATATATGTTATTGTTATGGTTTTGTTGTTTCCAGACATTCCTTAGGTCTAGTTTCAGTAAATCCTATGGTTTTTGTGTCCATTAATTGATTTCCAATTTATAATGCTCATTCTGCTGctattttatcttattattacCATTTCAAGATTTCCTCACTGGTATGAGCCTGtaagaacagaaaagaacaaTGCTGACACTGTGTTCTTCAGATAATCTGGTTGGATTCCAGCTGTGCAGTTGGCTATGCCTGTGTTCAAGTGGGACCCACTGTAGGACTTGACCCAACAGTGGCTGGAGTCAATACTCAAACCTCCAGTCCCTCTACTGGATGACCACCATGCTCCTATAATGGACATGGTGCTAGCTCCCCGGAAATAGACATTACAgtagtttctttttttggtagagaccTTTGAGTAGTTGACTAATACTATCTGAGTGAATGGCAGAAGTAAACTCCTTAGTGAGGTGCCTAGAATATTGGTACTTAGTGCAATGGAGTAATCTTTTTGTCTAATCAAATATGTactatgttaattttttttttttccgggggTGGATGTACTATGTTAAATTCAGTGGTAACAAGTGAGGAACATAGAAAACACAGATTTCTTCTTTGgtgaaaagaatgctacccggTAGTGTGCTCCTGCACTCAAACACAGGACAGTGAAATGCCCCCCCTGTTGGATGCTTGGATGTACTCCCATTGGCCCCCTCCTTGGATCAGGGGCTACGCGACCAGGTAGTGTTCTCTCGCCCTATGTTGTTATATTTCAGTGACGTACAGAAATGGGTCCATTTTTGTTGAAGACTGTAGGCACACGGACGTTGTGGCAAACCAAAATGAAAGCATTTAATTCCAGGTGGCTACAAAGTGTAGCTTAACTCACACATTAAGCTAgttttaacaaaataaagaaaattgatcATACCTGAGAAACTAGATGAGAAGAAATACAATTCTTAATATGCGAATAAACCATCCTCATTACCCATTTTCTTTACACCCTTACACAACAACATGATTTGCTTAGTGCTTCTGGTTCACTTTTTTCCTCCTTTATTTGCtgttatttcttttctaaatgtAATGGCAATGGCTCTTACGTTTTCAATCTTGGTAGTTTCTTAGGAGTTAGGATTGAATCTCTGAAGTTTGTTCTCTTGGATAGCTGTTATTTCAATTGTATAGCTAGCTTACTTGCTCATGTGATTAAGTTAAGCAGTTTATCCATTTCTTTTAGCTTCAATTTCCAGTTTGATTATTTGCCCGTAATTTGTTAGTGGCCTGCCATGTTCTTTTATAACTTGAGTTGTTCATCTTGTATTATTTTACTTGATTGATGATCAAATAATGGATTAAGAGCATCCTGTTAAATGCAGAAATTGAGAATAAAGTGAAAAGGATCTTGAAGCCTATCAAAGTTGAAGGAAAAGTGGGCAATTTGAACGTAGAGTTACAACTTGTTGACCTCGTCGTGGAGTACTACAAACAGCACAAATCACTCAACGCACATCATGATGATCATACTGCAGAGTTAAAGGAGAAATTTCATTACCAAGAAAGAACAAGTTCCAGCCAATATTCCGATTCAGATCATTCTTCTAAGGGGAAAGCAGAGAAAGCCAGTGGAAGCATTAAACAACAAATTGAAGCTGCAAATGATAAGGGGAAGAAATTCTGTGAAGACCTGCAAGCCAGAGATGATCAGTTGAAAGATGACAATTCAACATTGCAGGATGGGAAGGAACAGAGAATAATACAGGGTTTACAATTAGAGCTGGCCTCTTTACAAACCCAGAAAAAGGAACTAGAAGAGCAGTTTGAAGAGCAAAATTTGAAGCTGCAGTTGGTTCAAACTGGACTACgagacaaaattttagaattggaaagaatatcaaaagagaaagaggataaCCAAAGCAAATTGAAATTGCAGATTGcaggagaagaacaagaagatgaaggaagaaAGATTCTGGCGATGGAAAAGAACATTGAGCTAGCTAGCAAGGTTGTTAATCTGCAGAAAGCGCTGAAAAGGTCAATTGAAAAGCACAGACAACTTCTGGATCAGTCTCAGGAAACCTACCTGACAAACCTTggcctgaaagatgagatgattGATTCGGGTATTGAGCTGACTTTGAAGATGAAGGAAGAAATAATAATCAGAAGCAAAGCAATTACAAGGTTACAGGATGAGATAAACACTGCTGAATCTAACCTGCAGATCTCTAACAATAACCTTCATGTCACAGAACAATTACTTGCTAAGAAGAAAGAAGTctacagaaaagaagaagagaagttccAACAAGAATGTACAGAACTCAAggaacaaaattccaaattgtCGAATGAGATCGACACTGCTCAGAGAGATCTCATTGAGATCAGGAGTTCACTGGAGAAGACAAGAAATTCATTCTCCGGACTTGAAGTAGTGTTCCAGGAGTTCCAGGAAAATGACAGTTCCTTCCAGAGCCGTATTGTTGAAGTCTCAGAAGCACTTTGGATTGTAAAGAAATTGCTTGTGGACACAAATGGTAAGATAGAAGAATTGGAAAAGAGACTCAACGTGAAAGAAGATGAGGTGCTCaaaatagaggaagagaagaagtgataAGGTGCTCAGCATGTGTACCACTGTGATCAAATTGATGATCTGAAGGATGTCTTGAGATTTTCATTTCTTCGTCCAGTAAGTCTGCCCAcctccatttttttcattttttctcttgtaGGGCAATTGGACTAGTTAATTGAATTGAGAAATGGATACCAAATCTAGCTATCTTTTCAGTCTGTATTGTTTTCTCAGTGGAAAAACCTGCTCTCCCCCATCTTCTGAGTTGGGAGCCGGCTACTCACTTCATTTTGTGGAGCCAATAACAATTGAAAGGATGCCATGCGCCTTTTATCCTTCTCAATCTGTTGAAGAAGCCATTGCCTTTGGAGTTCAGCTGCAATTGGTAGATTCCTTACTGGTAAGCGTCCATTTCTTCTTGTCAAATATATTGGAGATGGAGCTCTCTCAAGAGCTTCTCCATGCACATCCTTGTTTTCTACActaaaaaaaatgcatatatagtCTTCACTAGGATATACCATCAGAAAAAGTTACTTACACTAAAAGGGAAACTAACAAGTCATATAAGTTTCGGCATCAATCTTGAGCTTATATCTGAAATCAATCTTACTCTTCATGCGAATCCCAACTGACATCAATCCTATGAGATGAAGCATTCTATGAATCTATGCAGTGTACCAGAAAGTAACACAAAAGCAATAAATTTTTTGGCATTACCACAACTGAATTTTCCCTCCTGTGAGATATACAAATGCTAATGGGTCATTAGAGTACCCCCACCAGGGTTAAATAACCAAGATCCCAGGAAGATAGcaataaaacaaatgaaaacaAATATATTCTTACCTGCGTTCTCGGGTTGGAGATGAACCGAGGAGAAgtgtttgattatttttttggatcCACAAAGGTTCTGCAATTAGGGCTGTTAGGGCATCAGATTAAAGAAGAAGAGTGGCTCAATCACTGAAGCCTTGAGGCTTGCAGACATGGGTTGGACCTTGATGAGCCTAGGGATGCACTTGGCTCGGTACGGATGCTCTTTCAACAGAATGGCCCCTAAGGAAGAAACCCCCCCGGTGAAAGACCTACCATCTTGGAGGTGCGGGGAATCTAGGATGAATCTCCTCGAATTTCCTAGGAAAATTGTATATCCCAAGAATTTCTTCCTACAAAATAGGGATCAGCTCCCATGCCAATTGTTAGACGAGTTGGGGCTCTCCATGAACGACGATAGTACAATGCTTATAAATAGCAACGGTGATTCACTGAAAAGGGATCGATTCTTTTTGGAAAATTAAGGATTCTGATTTAGGCATTGGAGTGTGGTGTGCAGCCCAATCTGACGCTCTTAGTTTACTCTTTGTGTGCATGCTTCTATAGGGACTCCGGCTTCTGGACACGACTAGGTCATAATTTAACGCATCAGATTGGTACCGTTCATCGaaacatcaaagtcatttgCTCGAATTTACAGAATGCAACTACAAAGTGAATGAGAGTCATCACCAGGATGGGATGGAGCAACTCCCATCCATGACACTTGGCGACGAGGATAGGCATCTAGGTTCATACACGCGTTCAGACACAACCCATTACCtagtgttgctgccaaaaattcgtatgagctgatcctgcacaaatacagaaggcagaggcccggatgtttatccggggttagtcctccgacgcccaagctagagatcggccgcacagcttttcacaagggtaatggtgagggttttCCTGCATACCTTTCTTCCTCTGcccgggccctctcttatagtccttagggtttagggtttttcttttccttggaggagtcctcctcgggtccgcctcctttcctcttcgagtcctactcggatacgtcttatccctttagtggggaatattctctccGTGTGGTTGACGCGGTCAGACTCCTTGCAGACTCTAACGGGTAAGCGACACGTGTCCtctccttagataccacgtgttcttaccctattgggcaatcaatttggccgtaacTGTAGCCCCCTTACTCTCACCAAGAGGCTCTTCCTATGGGAGTAACcaaatttttcatcattttttttttcgttcatGCATCCCTttggccttattccttcggcttcgaCCTTAGTTTTTCTTGAGACcgagaccttcgatcaggtcagctcggccttggccagggctcccaaccgaggttaagaccttcggtcaggtaagCTCGGCCTCGtcttgagctcccaactgaggtatggaccttcggtcaggactgctcggccttggcttgggctcccaaccgaggttgtgaccttcggtcaggtccgctcgaccttggcctgagctcccaaccgaggttgtgaccttcgattaggtccgctcggctttggcctgcgctcccaaccgaggttaagaccttcAGTCAGATCAGCTCGGCttcggcctgagctcccaaccgagatagggaccttcagtcaggtctgctcagccttggcctgagctcccaaccgaagttgtgaccttcggtcaggttcgctcggctttggcctgagcccccaaccgaggtgaggaccttcggtcaggtcctctcggccttggcctgagctcccaactgaggttgtgaccttcggtcaggtccgctcggccttggcttaagctcccaatcgaggtgaggaccttcggtcaggttcgctcggctttggcctaagctcccaaccgaggttaagaccttcggtcaggttagctcggcctcggcctgagcttccaaccgaggtagggaccttcgatcaggtccgcttggccttggcttgagctcccaacagaggttgtgaccttcggtcaggttcgctcggctttggcctgagccccccactgaggtgaggaccttcggtcaggtccgctcggccttcgcctgagctaccaaccgaggtgaggaccttctgtcaggtttgctcggccttggcctgagctcccaacctaggtgaggaccttcggtcaggtctgctcggccttggcctgagctcccaaccgaggttgtgaccttcggttaggtccgctcggccttggcttgagctcccaaaagaggtgaagaccttcgatcaggtccgctcggctttggcttgagctcccaatcgaggttaagaccttcgatcaggttagctcggcctcggcctgagctcccaaccgaggtagggatcttcgatcaggtctgcttggccttggcttgagctcccaacagaggttgtgaccttcggtcaggttcgctcggctttggcctgagcccccaaccgaggtgaggaccttaggttaggtctgctcggccttcaCCTGAGCtaccaaccgaggtgaggaccttcgatcaggtccgctcggccttggcctgagcccccaaccaaggttgtgaccttcggttaggtccactcggccttggcctgagctcccaaccgaggtgaggaccttcgttcaggtccgctcggcctttgcctgagctcccaaccgaggtgaggaccttcagtcaggtcagctcggtcttggcctgagcccccaaccgaggtgaggacctttggtcaggtctgctcggccttggcctgagctcccaactgaggttgtgaccttc is part of the Macadamia integrifolia cultivar HAES 741 chromosome 9, SCU_Mint_v3, whole genome shotgun sequence genome and encodes:
- the LOC122088239 gene encoding putative leucine-rich repeat-containing protein DDB_G0290503 isoform X2 — translated: MTEHQGRDEIKSLLGSHVAPEKTDPLEETRKEIENKVKRILKPIKVEGKVGNLNVELQLVDLVVEYYKQHKSLNAHHDDHTAELKEKFHYQERTSSSQYSDSDHSSKGKAEKASGSIKQQIEAANDKGKKFCEDLQARDEKEQRIIQGLQLELASLQTQKKELEEQFEEQNLKLQLVQTGLRDKILELERISKEKEDNQSKLKLQIAGEEQEDEGRKILAMEKNIELASKVVNLQKALKRSIEKHRQLLDQSQETYLTNLGLKDEMIDSGIELTLKMKEEIIIRSKAITRLQDEINTAESNLQISNNNLHVTEQLLAKKKEVYRKEEEKFQQECTELKEQNSKLSNEIDTAQRDLIEIRSSLEKTRNSFSGLEVVFQEFQENDSSFQSRIVEVSEALWIVKKLLVDTNGKIEELEKRLNVKEDEVLKIEEEKK
- the LOC122088239 gene encoding putative leucine-rich repeat-containing protein DDB_G0290503 isoform X1, coding for MTEHQGRDEIKSLLGSHVAPEKTDPLEETRKEIENKVKRILKPIKVEGKVGNLNVELQLVDLVVEYYKQHKSLNAHHDDHTAELKEKFHYQERTSSSQYSDSDHSSKGKAEKASGSIKQQIEAANDKGKKFCEDLQARDDQLKDDNSTLQDGKEQRIIQGLQLELASLQTQKKELEEQFEEQNLKLQLVQTGLRDKILELERISKEKEDNQSKLKLQIAGEEQEDEGRKILAMEKNIELASKVVNLQKALKRSIEKHRQLLDQSQETYLTNLGLKDEMIDSGIELTLKMKEEIIIRSKAITRLQDEINTAESNLQISNNNLHVTEQLLAKKKEVYRKEEEKFQQECTELKEQNSKLSNEIDTAQRDLIEIRSSLEKTRNSFSGLEVVFQEFQENDSSFQSRIVEVSEALWIVKKLLVDTNGKIEELEKRLNVKEDEVLKIEEEKK